CCAGTTGAATCGAAGATCCATTTTTAAAGTGGTGAAAATGGAATAACAAACTAACCAACCGGTTATAAAAGCTGTCCTGAAAGTTCTAAAATGTCATCCTAAAAGGCTGACAAAAAAGAGCTTTTCAGGCAGCTTTTTTTTATGTCTAACCTGAATCTGAAATTTAAAGCTGACCAGGCAGGCTTCAAAAGCTAAAAACCATCCTACTATACTTTTAATTGAGCTCAACTACTGGTAAATTCCTGGCCTTAGCTCCTGTTTATTTTATTTAATGGAACAATACTGATATTTTATAAAGGTTTTACCTTCTCATTCAGTATAGCTTGCAAAGAAAAAGGCAGAATACAAATGAGAGAGGAAATTTGATAAACCCGAAAGAAAACAAAAGAGCCTGTCTAAATTTTTAGACAGGCTCTTTTACTAACCTTAAATTAATTATGATATGAAACTTTGGAATTTTACTTTCTTACAAAAATATTGGTAAAATAATATTTCCCGTCATTTCCTTCTTTTACAGAGATGCCAAAATGAGTGTGATCTCCTTCGAGGTTTTCGCGATGCCCGTCACTTTTAATCCACGCCTTCACTACAGCTTCGGCAGTACTATAACCAAATCCCACATTTTCACTTACTGCTTTAGCGTTAACCGATTTCACGAGCGACTGGTACCTGCTTCCGAAGAAATGATGGCACACCTCATTGTCTTTGATCATGTGCTGGTTGTGACCTGCCGCTTCAATAGACCCTTCATCAAGGTAAAGCAGACTGTTTAAGCCCTGTTGCTGGCGATAAGCGTTGACCAGTTCGAGCACATCAAGTTCAATAGAGGAATAATTAACAGGAGCGAGTTTGGCTGAAAGGTTGGCAGAGTCAACTTCATCTACACTTTCTTTCGAACAAGAAGTAAGATAAATCGTACAAACAGCCATTAACCACACAAAGTAGGTTAAATTCTTCATAAGGACATCGATAAATTTGGGATAGGAAAATTAAGAATAATTTCCGATTAACAAGCGATTTAATCGATGAACTACACAAATTAAGTAAATTTTAACATACCAAAGGCTGTAGACCTACAAAAATAGCTCTAAACCTATAAGGATAAACGACATATTAAGTCGATGAAATACTACTAGGAAAAATTCAGAATTTTACCGTCATCGGCCAGGTGTACGTTTGCAAAAACCTCTTCAGCTTCCTTTTTAAAGGTGCCTATAGATTCATAGCGGGTGGAATAATGTCCTAAAACAAGCTGGGAAACCCTGGCAGCCCTGGCTATGGCAGCGGCTTCGCGGGCAGTAGAATGGCCTGTGGGAGCGGCCAGATAAGCGTGTTCTTCGAGAAAAGTAGACTCGTGGTACAAAACAGTGACATTTTCCAACTGTGATGCCATCCCGGGATTATAGGAGGTGTCGCTGCAAAAGGCATAACTTTCGGGAGGTTCGGGATCTTCGGTAAGCTCAAGGTTTGGGATCACCCTGCCGTCTTCAAGAACCGCATCTTTCCCTTTTTTGATCCCTTTATAATATGCCACATCAATATCATACTTCTCAACCTCTTCCATCAACAACTTTCTGGGTTTGGGTTTTTCCCTGAATAAATATCCGTTAGCGTAAATACGGTGCTTTAAAGGAATGGTCTCTACAGAAACCTTTCGGGTGTTGAGGATCACCTGGGGTTCTGTAGCGCTTAGTTCGTGAAAGTAAAGCGGGTAACCTGTCCAGGAATTGGAAAAATTAAGCTGCAGCAGCACAATTTCCTTGATTCCTTTAGGGCCGTAAATGTGAAGTTCGGTCTTCCTGTTCAATAGCATGAAGGTGGAGATAAGGCCTACCAGCCCGTAAAAATGATCGCCGTGAAGGTGGGAAATAAAGACGTGCTTAATCTTGCCGAACTTGATCTTGTGCCTGCGCAGTTCTACCTGGGTCCCTTCCCCACAATCTATAAGAAAGATCTCATTATTGATCTCCAGCACCTGCGAAGTAGGCTTTGTGAAGGTTCTTGGAGTGGCCGCATAGCAGCCCAGCACGGTTAGTTTCATGACCCGGGGTCTTTAAATTAAAAAGACCTAGAATCCCAGGTCTCTTTCAATTTCTTCCATTTGTATTATATCTTCGGCTTCAACAAGGGTTGGTACCACCAGCAGCTCTTCGGGCACCTGGTCTATGTTGATCGTATCGTTTGCAATAACGAAAGACTTTTTCCCCTGCCTGTGTCTGTTTGAAAGCTCCAGGAACCTTAGCAGCTCATCAAGGCTCAGGTTCCCGTACTTCAGGATATCTATCACCACATTATCATCTTTGAATTTGGGGTGAATGCTCTCCAAAAATGCGGCAAATAGGGTTACGTCATCTTTTTCGTCCTCAAATATCTTATAAGCTTCCTTTTCAATTATTCTCATACCTGTTTGATTTTTGATGCCAGTAAATAGATCACTGCCATTCTTATAGCCACCCCGTTTTGCACCTGATCGAGAATTATAGCCTGATCGGAATCTGCCACGTCACTGGTGATCTCCACTCCCCTGTTTATAGGGCCGGGGTGCATGATCACGATCTTCTTACCTAAAGAATCCAGCAGTTCTTTGTTGAGCCCAAAGAGCTGTACATATTCCCGGGTACTGGGGAAGTAACTTATATCCATCCTTTCATTTTGTACCCGCAGCATATTGGCCACATCGCACCACTCTAATGCCTTGCGAAGGTTGGGTTCTACCTCAACACCAAGAGAACTTATATACTTTGGAAGTAAGGTGTAGGGCCCGCAAACTTTTACCTGTGCGCCCTGTAACTTCAATGCCAGAATATTTGACAATGCCACCCTGCTGTGCAGAATATCGCCCACGATCACTACCTTCTTCCCCTCAACGGTGCCCAGTTTCTCACGAATTGAATAACTGTCGAGCAGGGCCTGGGTGGGATGCTCATGCGCACCGTCTCCGGCGTTAATGATACTTGCATCAACATGTTTGGAAAGAAAGATCCCGGCCCCGGGGTTTGGATGGCGCATTACTACCATATCTACTTTCATAGACAGAATGTTGTTCACCGTGTCTATTAAAGTTTCCCCTTTTTTTACTGAAGAAGAGGCCGCCGAAAAATTAACCACATCGGCACTCAGTCTTTTTTCGGCCAGTTCAAAAGAAAGCCGGGTTCGGGTGCTGTTCTCAAAAAACAAATTGGCAATGGTAATGTCTCTTAGGGAAGGTACTTTCTTAATGGGCCTGTTGATCACTTCTTTAAAATGATCGGCAGTTTGAAAAATGAGGTCAATATCTTGTTTATTCAGGTATTTTATCCCCAGTAAATGCTTAACACTTAATTCGTTCATGTTTATACTTTACTTATAAGGTATACGGCATCTTCCCCTTCATTCTCTTTCCAGTTCACTTTAACTTTTTCCTCATTTATGGCATCTACCTGCCGGCCGTTATAGTCGGGCTGAATGGGCAAATGCCTGCTAAACCTGCGGTCTATGAGCGTGAGAAGTTCAATTTCGCGAGGCCTCCCAAAAGACTGCACTGCAGTGAGTGCCGCCCTAATGCTCCTGCCGGTATAAAGCACGTCATCAATAAAGATCACCCGCTTATCTTCTACTACAAAATCTATATGTGTTTTGTTCGCTTCAAGAGGTTTATCGCTTCTGCGGAAGTCATCCCGGTAAAAGGTGATATCCAGCTGCCCCATTTTTATCGTAGAAATACCGTATTCTTCCCGAAGGATCTTATGGATGCGGTTTGCCAGAAAAACTCCCCTGGGCTGAATCCCAATGATCACCGAGTCTTCAAATGTATTGTGATTTTCAATCAACTGGCAGGCCAAACGGTGTAAAATGATGTTCATTTCTTTTGAAGCAAGCAACACTTTTTGGCTCATAATAACAGAAGTTAACGTAACAAAAGTAAGATTTTTTTTGTGAGAACTGCACGGGGCAGGATCAAATAAAATTTGCGCTCCTGCCATAAATAAAGAGTTTTTTATAATTTCCTTCTTCAGGAATAGGCAAATTAAAGATTATCTTGCAGTAAAAATTTCATGCTCTACCTCTTATACGAATCCCAGGAAAAAGCAGCTGTAGAGGAAAACATCCTCCCAATGTTGAAGAACATTGAGTATGAACAGGTGTCTTTCCCTTTAGATAAAGAATTCGATATTTCAGCGGATTCCTGTCTTCTCCTTTTTTTACCCGATTCAGCATTGAGAGAAGTCGTTCCCATGGCTGCCAGAAACAAATGGCCCATTTCCATTTTACCCCATCCCGAAAATAAATTCACCTCTAAAGGCCTGGGAGTTTCAGAAAATATTGAAGAAGTGATCACCGAATATACCGAGTGTGAACGCCCATATAAAATTGACCTTTTGTTTTGTAACGAAGTACCTGTTTTTAGCTCCATCAATATTGGCGACATCTTTTTGCTTTCCCAAAGGCATGGCAAAAAGAACTTTTTTCAGGAGGTAGTAAACATCATTAAAAATATTCGCAAAGCTTCTTCCCTGTCGCACCATGCCTACCAGTTAAGTACAGACGGCGAAAAGATCATTCACACCTCTGCCCTGGGGATTATTGTGGTAGAACACGCTTCGAGCTCGCTTGTTTCTAAACGACTGCTGGAAGAAAGCTCAATAGACGACGGGGCTTTTCAGGCATTTGTACTGGCGCCCCAAAACCTTATGGTGCTGCTCTGGTTCTTCCTTAGAAGCCTTATTCCCAGTAAAACGACATTGAACAGGCTGCCCTCTTTCATCGGAAAAATAAAAACCTCCAACCTGCAGGTCTCCGGGAAAGAACCTGTGGAGTACACCATTGACGGCGAGAAAAAACAGGCTGAAGAACTCAGGATTGAGGTTCAAAAACAAAGGCTTATCCTTAAGCAGAAGAGTATTTTCAGCGGAAAAACAGAAAAGGAAAACGGAAAAAAAAGCCTGAAAATTGAAGGCCTGCCCACCGGCGAAACCCGAAAGGAACTTGTAAAAAGGAGCCTGCCGGTACTGCCCCGCGCCAGCACCGAGCAGTTTCAGGACCTCTTCAAGGTGCTTCGTAACAGCTCTACCATAAGCACCTCTTTTATGGTCATGATGATCTTATCTACCCTCATTGCCACCTTCGGCCTCTTCGGAAATTCTTCGCCCGTGATCATTGGTGCGATGATCCTGGCGCCGGTAATTGCGCCTATAGTTTCTTTTTCCATGGGCATGGTGCGCTATGATGTTCCCATGTTAAAGGAAAGCTTTGTTACCATTACCGCCGGGACACTGGTTTCGCTGGCCTTTGCTGCCGGGGTAAGCCTTATTATTCCGCTAAGGGTGCTCACGCCCGAAATAGAAGCCAGGCTCTCCCCCACCCTGCTCGATATGGGGATTGCAGTATCATCGGGCATTGCCGCTGCTTACGCCCACGCCAATGAAGGCATTGCAAAAAGCCTCGCGGGAGTGGCCATCGCTGTGGCTTTGGTGCCGCCACTTGCCGTTGCCGGAATAGGCATAGGCTGGTGGGACTGGCAGGTATTTTCGGGGGCGATCTTACTGTATGCCACCAACCTTGCGGGAATTATTCTATTTGGAGGCCTTACCTTTTTGTTCCTGGGCTTTGCCCCCTTTAAAAGGGCAAAAATGGGACTGGTTTATACGCTCGTTATTGTGATCCTGGTGGCCGTGCCCCTTAGCCTTTCTTTTGACCGCATTATGCAGGAGGCCAATATCACCCGTACCCTTGAAGGGGCTACAATTCAGAATGTGGTGTTGAGAGACGTGCGCATCCGCTTTGGGTCGCCCATGGTGGTTTCACTGCGCCTGGTGGGCCCCGATAATATTGCCCCAAAAAGAATCCAGGAAGTCAAAGAAGAAATAGAAAAGAAAATAGATCAGCCGGTAAGGTTGGAGGTGGTTTCGGCCATAGAATTCTAACTTTCAGAATAAATACCCCTCAAAAATGCCATTTCTGGAACCTGAGTGTGATATGAGAACAAAAAGCTTTTCCTGCTGGGCGGCAAAGCTTTTTGAGAGCAGGAAATACCGGGTATTGAGATAAAAAAAAGGGCGTGAAATATTTGCGATTTATAGGGAGGAACGTTTGTTAAATCAGTAAATTTATAACAGTTTTATTTTTTTAAATTCCTCCCAATGAAAAAGCTGATCCTCCTCCCGATCATGGCTTTATTTTTACCATCCTGTACAGCCGTAAAATTTGAAGATCCACAACCGTTTGCTGCGCCTTCACTTGCAGAATTCCCCGATAAAATGTGTGGCACTTATGTCTCGAATAATGAAGATACCCTCTTTATTGAACCCGGGTCATTTCGCTATGCCAGGGGCATTGAAACCGGTATTACAGGAGATCTAAACACGCCGAAAACCGTGCTTAAAAAGGTGAACCGCACATACATTCTGAACCTTCACGACCAGGATACCTGGAGTGTCTTTCCTTTAAAGGCCTCCAAAAACAAGATCGTTACCCACTGCGCCAATATTACTTCGGAATCTGAGCAACTCATTTTTGACGTACATAAATCTTCACCGGTAAAAGAAATTACCACCGAAGATGGCAAGTTCGCCTATTTTTTACTGGCACCCACCAATAAAGAATTTCGGCAGCTCCTGCGAAAGAAGCTGTTTTCAGAAAAAATGGTGTTTAAACGCCTGGAATGATCAGGATTTCATCTTGCGGCTTTCGGTTGCCATTAACTTATCCCAGAAGGTAAAGTAAAGGCCATAATTGGTCATGAATTCTGTATGGTGGTGGTGGTGATGGGTGGCGCCAATAAACAGCTTCCCAAAACGGCTTTTTTGGAACCACAGCGGGTAGATCTCAATGTCTAGATGGTTCACCACGCTGCTCACCGTCATCACCAGCAGGTAAAACCCAAGAATGTAAACATTCACGGGCAAAAAGATTAGGATAAGGGGCAGGATAAGTGCTTCAATAAGGCTTTCCCAGGGGTGAAATGAAAAAGCCGTCCAGGGCGTGGGGATGCGGCTATCGTGATGCACCTTATGTACTATGCGAAAGATCTTTGGGTGGTGCATCCAGCGGTGTACCCAGTAATAATAAGTTTCATGAATGAGCAGAATGGCCAGTAAACTTACCGGCAGGTACCAGTACCCATACAAACCCGGCTCCAGGTAGACGGCAGTGTGGCCTTTTAACCACAGCCAGTAAGTGGCTGCCCCTACCAGCGCAAAAATCGCCGAAGATTTTATGCTCCACACAATCTCGTTTTTCAGTTGTTTCCTGTTGGCCAGCCGCTTACTAAGTCGCCGCTCATCGTATTTCTTAAAATTCTTTACGTAGTAGTAATAGTAGAAAACCCCTGCTGCCACAAAATACCTGAACAGGATTGCAAAAAAGAAGATTGCGGTATAGATCAGGAGAATTCCTGGAGTATGGCTTTCAGGTTCAAGTAGTTCAGTCATAGCCTCTAAAATACTAATTAGAATCTTAAATATGTGTCAAAAAAGCTTCCGCAGTAATCATTAAGTTTTTGGATATTTTCAGCAGGACTTCATCTTTGCTTAAGCTTAATTCTTTAATTTTACAGGAGTCAAGCGCTATAAATGTCAACACCAACAGGATTCCCTTCAGAATTCATCGCCTATACCAGAGAAAATACCCTGGTGGGAATTAAAGCCGGCAGCACGAGGAAAACTTTTCTGAACATCTGGATCGTAGAGGTAGCAGACCGTTTTTTCTCCCGAAGCTGGAACAGGAGCGATAAAAGCTGGTTCACTGAACTCATGCGAACGGGAACTGGACAATTAAAGTACGGCGACAGGATCATCAACCTAAAGGCAAAAAAACTCCCTGCAGATGCCCGGGTGCAAAAAGACATAGATCTCGCCTACCGCACAAAGTACAACCAGCCCGAAAATATTTTTTATTCTGAAGGTATCACCCAACCGGAATACGCCAATTACACTATTGAATTTTTTATTGACCAAAAATAACCAACAACATGAAAACCATTGCACTCATTGCCCACAACAGCCGAAAGACCGACCTGCTTAACTGGGCTAAAATACATCGCGACGCGCTTTTAAAGTACAACCTCATAGGCACCACCAACACCTCAAAATTACTGAGCGAAATGCTCGATATCAAGGTGTCAGGTTTTGGCCACGGCCCCAGCGGCGGCGATATACTTTTGGCAGCAAAGATCCTGCAGGGGGAGGTGCAAATGATCATCTTTTTTATTGATGCCGAAACGCCTCACGGCCACGAGCACGACATCCAAACGCTCATTAGAACTGCGGTGATCAACAACATCCCCATCGCCCTCAACCGCGCATCGGCCGATCTTTTGATCCTGGATGAAAGAGATCAGGAAAAATAAACCTGTAAGAAATTCCGCATTAAAAATCAGTGTTGTCCGATTAAATAAATTAAACAGGAGCTAAAGCCACAAACAAATAACACAGCCCATTTAAAGCTGTGGCGGCTTAGTTTTCAGTTTCTGAATAGCTCAATTTATAAAGTAGATTTTAAGATCGCTGTTAACGGGTTTGCCATACAAAGCCTTGACGCTTTGTTCTTGCAGCCTGCCTGCTGTCAGACAGGCGAAGCTACCCTGATTCTTTCCCCGTAGAACAATGCTAAAAATGTCATTTTTGGCAGGTTACCGGCTGCGCTTTTTATTTCTGAAAGCAACTGGTTCAAAGAACTGTGGCTCTTCTAGGGTTCTATTGCTTTGCTTTTCTTTTCATATCTTCAGGAAAATTAGCTGAAGTTATGAAGATCCTCCTTACCGGTGCCACAGGGTACATTGGCAAGCGCCTCCTCCCCATACTGCTCGACCGCGGCCATGAAGTTGTTTGCTGCGTTAGGAACAGGGAGCGGTTTCCTGCCTACGGAAAATTCACTCACCCCAATATTTCTTTACTGGAGGTAGACTTCCTGAAAGAACTGCCTCCTTCTGAAGGGGTCAAAGATATTGATGCCGCTTACTACCTCATTCATTCCATGAGTGCGGGCACTGGGGATTTTGCCGAAATGGAAGCTGCTTCTGCCCGCAATTTCTTGAAGCTTATAGAGCCTACTTCGGCCAGGCAGCTCATTTACCTCACCGGGATCACCAATGAAAAGGAACTTTCAAAACACCTCTCATCGCGGCAAAATGTAGAAGAGATCCTGGCGAACAGCAGCGTTCCGCTCACGGCGATAAAAGCCGGGATCATTGTGGGCTCGGGCAGCGCATCATTCGAGATCATGCGCGATCTGGTTGAAAAACTTCCGGTAATGATCACGCCAAAATGGGTCACTACTAAAAGTCAGCCCATAGCCATCAGAAACGTACTGGAGTACCTGGAGGGCGTACTTTTGCGGGAAGATACTTTTAATAAAGCCTTTGATATTGGCGGGCCCGATGTACTCACTTATAAAGAAATGCTGTTGCAGTTTGCGGCAGTGCGGGGTTTTACGCGCAAGATCATTACCGTGCCCGTAATGACGCCGCGGCTTTCTTCCTACTGGCTGTATTTTGTGACCTCCACTTCTTACAAGCTTGCGGTGAACCTTGTAGACAGTATGAAAGTTGAGGTCATTGCCAGGAACAATGAACTCGAAAACATGCTGGGAATACACCCCATTCCCTATAAAGAGGCTGTTTCCCTGGCTTTTCAAAAAATTGAACAAAGCAGCGTGATCTCAAGCTGGAAAGATTCCCTGGCCTCCAGTTATGCCGATAATTCTTTACTCGAACACATCAATGTGCCCACCGATGGCTGTTTTGTAGATCATCGCGAGAAGAAAATCTCTGGCAGCCACGAGCGTGTTTTGAACAACATCTGGGCTATTGGCGGCAAGAGGGGCTGGTATTACGGCAGCAGGCTGTGGAAAATAAGAGGTTTTATGGATAAAATGGTGGGCGGCGTGGGCCTTAGGCGCGGGCGCACAGATCAACATCACATTAATACCGGTGATACGCTCGACTTCTGGAGGGTTTTGGCAGCCGATGAAAAGAACCGGCGTTTACTGCTTTATGCCGAAATGAAACTTCCCGGTGAAGCCTGGCTCGAGTTTAAGATCATAGAGAGAAACGGCGAACATTTTCTACATCAAACCGCCACCTTCAGGCCTAACGGACTCGCAGGCAGGCTCTACTGGTACAGCGTTATGCCTTTCCACTTCTTTGTGTTTGAAGGCATGGCCAAAAATCTCGTAAAATTTAAAGAACCGGGGCTACAACAAAAATCAGGTTAACCTGAACAAATCAACATTGAGAACTAAAATCTTTTCCCGAAATGGCATTTTTGGAAAATTTACTTCGGAAAATGCCATTTTCAGTTAAGTATTTTCTTTTTTATCCAGTTTTAGATTTCTTCCAAAGTTTTTACAACCCTGGTTCCTCCTGAATTTTCCGGTTTTAAAAATTGGAAAACCAGCTGTTTTGCGGTACCTTAATGAAAAATCAGAACAAAAGCACTATGAAAGAAAATGTAGGTAAAAAAGATCAGCTTATTCGCAGTATTGCCGGCCCTGCCCTAATGGGGATAGGGTACTTTGCACTTGGCGGGAACAAAGGAAAACTAGCCGGCCTCGCAGCCATAGTTACCGGAACTTTGATTGCCGAAAGTGCTATCACCAGGGTTTGCCCCGTAAATGAATTCTTAGGGGTTGATACCCGGGAAAAGAAAAAAAGTCCGATCAAAAAGATCAAAGAAGCTCTGGTTTAAACACATTTCCCGGACTTTTTGTTTCTTAGCTGTTAATTTCTGAATGGCTAAGACGCGGCTCATTTTACCCGTTGTTGTATTTGCGCAATTTTGCTGCACCTCCCTCTGGTTTGCAGGCAACGGGGTGATGAATGAGCTTATGTTTAGCTTTGAGCTACAGCCCGCCGCACTGGGTCACCTCACCTCGGCAGTACAATTCGGTTTTATAACAGGCTGCCTTGGCTTTGCATTTATGGGAATTGCCGACAGGTTTTCTCCCTCAAAAGTGTTCTTCTATTCTGCCATTTTTGGCGCTTTCATCAACCTCGGAATACTTTGGGACAACAACAGCAGCGCGAGCTTGATGCTATTCAGGTTTCTCACGGGCTTTTCCCTCGCCGGGATTTATCCCGTGGGAATGAAGCTCGCTTCCGATTATTTTAAGGATGGGCTGGGCAGGTCACTGGGCTTCCTGGTGGGAGCTTTGGTTCTGGGAACGGCATTTCCACATTTGCTGAATGCAACGGGCGGCGCACAAAACCTACATTGGAAAAATGTAATATTTACCACGTCAATCCTGGCGGTTTTGGGAGGCTTCCTCATTTTACTGCTCGTAAAAGACGGGCCGTACCGCAAGCCTATGCTAAACAGGAACTTTTCGGTCATTTTCCAGGTTTTTAAAATCCAGAAATTCAGGGCAGCAGCTTTTGGCTATTTCGGGCACATGTGGGAACTCTATGCGTTTTGGGCTTTTGTTCCGGTGGTACTTGGGGCCTACGAAATACTTCAGCCGCCGGTAGGTTTCAATATTCCGTTGCTTTCTTTTCTCATCATTGGCTCGGGCGGACTGGCTTGTGTGGCGGGCGGGTTCATTTCCCAAAGCCGTGGCACAAAATTCACTGCCACAGCTGCCTTGTTTCTTTCTGGGACCTGCTGTCTCCTTTCACCCTTTGTATTTCTTCAGCCCTCGAGCACAATTCTCGTGCTCTTCCTGCTGTTTTGGGGAATGCTGGTGGTTGCCGATTCTCCTCTTTTTTCAACGCTAATCGCAGAAAATGCACCTTCCGAAGCACGTGGTACCGCATTAACGCAGGTTAATTGCATAGGTTTCGCCCTTAGTATTTTGAGCATTCAATTGACCAGCTTCCTGTTTGAGGTACTGCCACCGGCATATCCGCTGTTGTTCCTGGTTGCCGGGCCTGTCTTAGGTATGCTGGCCCTTTTCAGAAAAAGCAGACTGGTCTCCCGTTTTTCAACTGAAAAAGTTTAAATTTAAAGAGGAGCTTTCCTAAAATATGGAATTCGATTACGACTATATCATTATTGGCAGTGGTTTCGGCGGATCTGTTAGTGCCCTGCGCTTATCTGAAAAAGGATACCGCGTACTGGTAGTCGAAAAAGGAAAATGGTTCAAGGCCAAAGATTTCCCAAAGACCAACTGGAACCTTAAAAAATGGCTGTGGATGCCCGCGCTCAGGTTTTTCGGTATCATGAAGCTCAGCATTTTCAGGCATGTGGCGGTAATTTCGGGCACAGGCGTGGGTGGCGGTTCGCTGGTTTACGCCAACACCCTCCCGGTGCCAAAAAAGGCATTTTACACCTCTGGTTCCTGGGGGCAGCTGGAAGACTGGGAAGAGGAGCTCAAACCACATTACCAGACTGCGCTAAAAATGCTGGGCGCAGTGCCCAATCCGCGGTTGTTTGATGCCGACAAAGCCCTCGAAAAAGTGGCTGAAGACATGGGCCGAAAAAGCCATTTTGAAGCCCCTCACGTGGCCGTTTTCTTCGGAAAAGAGGGAAAAACCATAGAGGATCCCTACTTTGGCGGCAAAGGCCCGGACAGGACAGGTTGTAATTTTTGCGGCGGCTGTATGACCGGTTGCAGGTACAATGCGAAAAATACGCTCGACAAAAATTACCTCTGGCTGGCTCAGCAACTGGGAGCAGAAATCCTGGCGGAAAATGAAGTCACTGATGTAAAAAAGCTTTCTTCGGAAGCTTATGAGGTGACACTCAAATCGAGTACCTCCTACTTTGGGAAGACCAGAAAACTGCGAAGCAAAGGAGTGATTTTTTCCGGAGGAGT
This Salinimicrobium tongyeongense DNA region includes the following protein-coding sequences:
- a CDS encoding CAP domain-containing protein produces the protein MKNLTYFVWLMAVCTIYLTSCSKESVDEVDSANLSAKLAPVNYSSIELDVLELVNAYRQQQGLNSLLYLDEGSIEAAGHNQHMIKDNEVCHHFFGSRYQSLVKSVNAKAVSENVGFGYSTAEAVVKAWIKSDGHRENLEGDHTHFGISVKEGNDGKYYFTNIFVRK
- a CDS encoding ribonuclease Z — its product is MKLTVLGCYAATPRTFTKPTSQVLEINNEIFLIDCGEGTQVELRRHKIKFGKIKHVFISHLHGDHFYGLVGLISTFMLLNRKTELHIYGPKGIKEIVLLQLNFSNSWTGYPLYFHELSATEPQVILNTRKVSVETIPLKHRIYANGYLFREKPKPRKLLMEEVEKYDIDVAYYKGIKKGKDAVLEDGRVIPNLELTEDPEPPESYAFCSDTSYNPGMASQLENVTVLYHESTFLEEHAYLAAPTGHSTAREAAAIARAARVSQLVLGHYSTRYESIGTFKKEAEEVFANVHLADDGKILNFS
- a CDS encoding ribonuclease Z: MRIIEKEAYKIFEDEKDDVTLFAAFLESIHPKFKDDNVVIDILKYGNLSLDELLRFLELSNRHRQGKKSFVIANDTINIDQVPEELLVVPTLVEAEDIIQMEEIERDLGF
- a CDS encoding aspartate carbamoyltransferase catalytic subunit; amino-acid sequence: MNELSVKHLLGIKYLNKQDIDLIFQTADHFKEVINRPIKKVPSLRDITIANLFFENSTRTRLSFELAEKRLSADVVNFSAASSSVKKGETLIDTVNNILSMKVDMVVMRHPNPGAGIFLSKHVDASIINAGDGAHEHPTQALLDSYSIREKLGTVEGKKVVIVGDILHSRVALSNILALKLQGAQVKVCGPYTLLPKYISSLGVEVEPNLRKALEWCDVANMLRVQNERMDISYFPSTREYVQLFGLNKELLDSLGKKIVIMHPGPINRGVEITSDVADSDQAIILDQVQNGVAIRMAVIYLLASKIKQV
- the pyrR gene encoding bifunctional pyr operon transcriptional regulator/uracil phosphoribosyltransferase PyrR, coding for MSQKVLLASKEMNIILHRLACQLIENHNTFEDSVIIGIQPRGVFLANRIHKILREEYGISTIKMGQLDITFYRDDFRRSDKPLEANKTHIDFVVEDKRVIFIDDVLYTGRSIRAALTAVQSFGRPREIELLTLIDRRFSRHLPIQPDYNGRQVDAINEEKVKVNWKENEGEDAVYLISKV
- a CDS encoding DUF389 domain-containing protein is translated as MLYLLYESQEKAAVEENILPMLKNIEYEQVSFPLDKEFDISADSCLLLFLPDSALREVVPMAARNKWPISILPHPENKFTSKGLGVSENIEEVITEYTECERPYKIDLLFCNEVPVFSSINIGDIFLLSQRHGKKNFFQEVVNIIKNIRKASSLSHHAYQLSTDGEKIIHTSALGIIVVEHASSSLVSKRLLEESSIDDGAFQAFVLAPQNLMVLLWFFLRSLIPSKTTLNRLPSFIGKIKTSNLQVSGKEPVEYTIDGEKKQAEELRIEVQKQRLILKQKSIFSGKTEKENGKKSLKIEGLPTGETRKELVKRSLPVLPRASTEQFQDLFKVLRNSSTISTSFMVMMILSTLIATFGLFGNSSPVIIGAMILAPVIAPIVSFSMGMVRYDVPMLKESFVTITAGTLVSLAFAAGVSLIIPLRVLTPEIEARLSPTLLDMGIAVSSGIAAAYAHANEGIAKSLAGVAIAVALVPPLAVAGIGIGWWDWQVFSGAILLYATNLAGIILFGGLTFLFLGFAPFKRAKMGLVYTLVIVILVAVPLSLSFDRIMQEANITRTLEGATIQNVVLRDVRIRFGSPMVVSLRLVGPDNIAPKRIQEVKEEIEKKIDQPVRLEVVSAIEF
- a CDS encoding sterol desaturase family protein → MTELLEPESHTPGILLIYTAIFFFAILFRYFVAAGVFYYYYYVKNFKKYDERRLSKRLANRKQLKNEIVWSIKSSAIFALVGAATYWLWLKGHTAVYLEPGLYGYWYLPVSLLAILLIHETYYYWVHRWMHHPKIFRIVHKVHHDSRIPTPWTAFSFHPWESLIEALILPLILIFLPVNVYILGFYLLVMTVSSVVNHLDIEIYPLWFQKSRFGKLFIGATHHHHHHTEFMTNYGLYFTFWDKLMATESRKMKS
- a CDS encoding DUF2255 family protein, translating into MSTPTGFPSEFIAYTRENTLVGIKAGSTRKTFLNIWIVEVADRFFSRSWNRSDKSWFTELMRTGTGQLKYGDRIINLKAKKLPADARVQKDIDLAYRTKYNQPENIFYSEGITQPEYANYTIEFFIDQK
- a CDS encoding methylglyoxal synthase; protein product: MKTIALIAHNSRKTDLLNWAKIHRDALLKYNLIGTTNTSKLLSEMLDIKVSGFGHGPSGGDILLAAKILQGEVQMIIFFIDAETPHGHEHDIQTLIRTAVINNIPIALNRASADLLILDERDQEK
- a CDS encoding SDR family oxidoreductase — translated: MKILLTGATGYIGKRLLPILLDRGHEVVCCVRNRERFPAYGKFTHPNISLLEVDFLKELPPSEGVKDIDAAYYLIHSMSAGTGDFAEMEAASARNFLKLIEPTSARQLIYLTGITNEKELSKHLSSRQNVEEILANSSVPLTAIKAGIIVGSGSASFEIMRDLVEKLPVMITPKWVTTKSQPIAIRNVLEYLEGVLLREDTFNKAFDIGGPDVLTYKEMLLQFAAVRGFTRKIITVPVMTPRLSSYWLYFVTSTSYKLAVNLVDSMKVEVIARNNELENMLGIHPIPYKEAVSLAFQKIEQSSVISSWKDSLASSYADNSLLEHINVPTDGCFVDHREKKISGSHERVLNNIWAIGGKRGWYYGSRLWKIRGFMDKMVGGVGLRRGRTDQHHINTGDTLDFWRVLAADEKNRRLLLYAEMKLPGEAWLEFKIIERNGEHFLHQTATFRPNGLAGRLYWYSVMPFHFFVFEGMAKNLVKFKEPGLQQKSG